The Pseudarthrobacter sulfonivorans genome includes a window with the following:
- a CDS encoding MFS transporter, which produces MTATSRVSRATTRILSVIRPQRPTLPRDIKVMLAAAFLIALGFGLVAPVLPQFATTFDVGATAAAVIVSIFAFMRLVFAPAGGALIGRWGERPVYVAGLLIVAVSTAACAFAQDYWQLLVFRGLGGVGSVMFTVASMALVVRLAPPESRGRVSGAYASAFLIGSVLGPVVGGLLAGFGLRVPFLCYAAALILAAAVVQTQLSHAPSADRSTVGRAPDMRFAEAWGIGVYRSALLSSFANGWATFGVRMATVPLFAVAALGAGPEAAGLALAVFAAGNAAALTFSGRLADSLGRRPLMVVGLLVAGLATAAIGFTSHLGWFLAASVVAGVGSGLLGPAQQAAVADVIGNERSGGRVLAAYQMTSDVGAIAGPVLVGVLADRLGYGWAFGVTGGVLVLAAACWSVTREPLKRIEG; this is translated from the coding sequence ATGACGGCAACATCACGCGTGAGCCGCGCCACAACACGGATCTTGTCCGTTATCCGCCCGCAGAGGCCCACGCTTCCGCGCGACATCAAGGTGATGCTCGCTGCGGCGTTCCTGATTGCACTCGGTTTTGGTCTGGTGGCACCGGTCTTGCCCCAGTTCGCCACCACTTTCGACGTCGGGGCAACGGCCGCCGCCGTGATCGTGAGCATCTTCGCCTTCATGCGGCTGGTGTTCGCGCCGGCGGGCGGGGCCCTGATCGGCCGATGGGGTGAGCGGCCCGTATATGTGGCGGGGCTGCTGATTGTGGCGGTATCAACGGCGGCGTGCGCTTTTGCCCAGGACTATTGGCAGCTGCTGGTCTTCCGGGGGCTCGGCGGCGTGGGCTCGGTGATGTTCACGGTGGCCTCCATGGCCCTTGTGGTGCGGCTGGCGCCGCCGGAAAGCCGGGGCAGGGTATCCGGCGCTTACGCGTCCGCGTTCCTGATCGGCAGCGTCCTGGGCCCGGTGGTAGGCGGGCTGCTCGCCGGATTCGGCTTGCGGGTGCCGTTCCTTTGCTACGCCGCCGCGCTGATCCTTGCTGCCGCGGTGGTGCAGACCCAACTCAGCCACGCGCCGTCCGCGGACCGGTCCACAGTGGGCCGCGCCCCGGACATGCGCTTCGCCGAGGCCTGGGGAATTGGTGTGTACCGCTCGGCGTTGCTGTCCAGCTTCGCCAACGGCTGGGCCACATTTGGTGTGCGGATGGCCACCGTCCCGCTGTTTGCCGTTGCTGCGCTGGGTGCCGGTCCCGAGGCCGCCGGCCTTGCGCTGGCCGTTTTCGCCGCGGGCAATGCCGCCGCACTGACGTTCTCCGGCCGGCTGGCGGACAGCCTGGGCAGGCGGCCGTTGATGGTCGTGGGGCTCCTGGTCGCCGGGCTCGCCACGGCCGCCATCGGCTTCACGTCCCACCTGGGCTGGTTCCTCGCCGCGTCGGTTGTGGCCGGGGTGGGGTCCGGCCTGCTGGGACCTGCCCAGCAGGCCGCCGTCGCGGATGTCATTGGCAATGAGCGGTCCGGCGGGCGGGTCCTGGCGGCCTACCAGATGACCTCGGACGTCGGGGCCATTGCCGGACCGGTGCTGGTGGGCGTCCTGGCGGACCGGCTCGGCTACGGCTGGGCATTCGGCGTCACCGGCGGTGTGCTGGTGCTGGCGGCGGCCTGCTGGTCCGTGACGCGCGAGCCGCTGAAACGCATCGAGGGGTGA
- a CDS encoding IS110 family transposase encodes MTIVAEQYAHVVGVDTHARTHTFSMLAASTGAVIGTSTFPTTGAGMSRAVEWIRRRTPTGNVLVAVEGTSSYGARLTRLLEVERFAVCEARPPRRQSRRAHGKSDAIDAVAAARTVLGSATTELVSPRAEGLREALRILLAARRSMDTQRTGARNALTALLRTLDLGIDARSPLTAAQVRTVQGWRARQGDGAAAAVARAEARRLASAVITLGAELEDNQRALAERVQLMAPGILDISGVGPVTAAIILAAYSHHGRVRSEAAFAALAGASPVPASSGNTNRHRLNRYGDRQLNRALDVVARTRSLTDPATRAYIGRRTAEGKSPREIRRCLKRFIARQIFRQLQTLMA; translated from the coding sequence ATGACCATAGTCGCAGAGCAGTACGCACACGTCGTCGGCGTGGACACACATGCCAGGACCCACACATTCTCAATGCTCGCCGCCTCCACGGGCGCGGTGATCGGGACCAGCACGTTTCCCACCACCGGGGCAGGCATGAGCCGGGCAGTGGAATGGATACGGCGCCGCACCCCCACCGGGAACGTCCTGGTCGCGGTTGAGGGGACGAGCTCCTACGGGGCAAGGCTGACGCGTCTGCTCGAGGTGGAGCGCTTCGCTGTCTGCGAGGCCAGGCCGCCCCGGCGGCAATCCCGCCGCGCCCATGGCAAATCCGACGCGATCGACGCCGTCGCCGCGGCCCGAACCGTCCTGGGATCGGCCACGACCGAACTCGTCAGCCCCAGGGCCGAGGGTCTCAGGGAAGCACTTCGAATCCTTCTGGCCGCCCGGCGCTCGATGGACACCCAGCGGACCGGTGCGCGCAACGCTCTGACCGCCCTGCTGCGAACCCTCGATCTGGGAATCGACGCACGCTCCCCGCTGACCGCTGCCCAGGTCAGGACGGTCCAGGGCTGGCGGGCAAGACAGGGCGACGGAGCTGCCGCCGCCGTCGCACGGGCAGAGGCACGTCGCCTCGCCTCCGCCGTCATCACCCTCGGCGCGGAGCTGGAGGACAACCAGCGGGCCCTTGCCGAACGTGTCCAGCTCATGGCCCCGGGAATCCTGGACATCTCAGGGGTAGGCCCGGTGACCGCGGCGATCATCCTCGCCGCCTACTCGCACCACGGCCGGGTCCGCTCGGAAGCGGCCTTCGCAGCCCTCGCCGGCGCCAGCCCCGTCCCGGCGTCCTCGGGCAACACGAACAGGCACCGGCTCAACCGCTACGGTGACCGGCAACTAAACCGCGCACTGGACGTCGTCGCCAGGACCCGAAGCCTCACAGACCCCGCCACCCGCGCCTACATCGGGCGGCGCACCGCGGAAGGAAAGAGCCCACGGGAAATCCGCCGCTGCCTCAAACGCTTCATCGCAAGACAGATCTTCCGCCAACTCCAGACACTCATGGCTTGA
- a CDS encoding ammonium transporter produces the protein MELTAGHVWLMVAAALVLFMTPGLAFFYGGMTRAKAALNMMMMSFISIGMVGVVWVLWGASMSSGEGFLQIVGNPFATFGLEGITTPDGLIKVGYAATFAIITVALISGAIADRAKFGAWSVFVPVWVTLVYCPLAYMVWGGGLFGPEGAIGQALGPAIDFAGGTVVHINAGVAALVLVLIIGNRRGFGKDPNHRPHNIPFVMLGAAILWFGWFGFNGGAATTAEQGGLIWVNTLAAPAAAMLGWLVTERIRDGHPTSLGAASGVVAGLVAITPACANVSPVGALGLGVIAGVASALAVGLKFRWGFDDSLDVVGVHLVSGVIGTVALGFIALPTDGVGGGLFYGGGPAQLWAQLAAAGIAIAYSAILTAIIAYAIHKTMGFRVSQEQEVVGVDLSLHAETAYEFGVGGHGGSFQPLHELITGKGTATDGGAAGAKKTEPAAGKESVEA, from the coding sequence ATGGAACTTACCGCAGGTCACGTATGGCTCATGGTGGCAGCAGCACTCGTGCTGTTCATGACACCAGGTCTGGCATTTTTCTACGGCGGCATGACGCGCGCCAAAGCTGCATTGAACATGATGATGATGAGCTTCATCTCCATCGGCATGGTCGGCGTGGTCTGGGTCCTCTGGGGCGCTTCGATGAGCTCCGGCGAGGGCTTCCTGCAGATTGTCGGGAACCCGTTCGCCACGTTCGGCCTTGAAGGCATCACCACCCCGGACGGGCTCATCAAGGTCGGCTACGCCGCCACCTTTGCCATCATCACCGTCGCCCTCATCAGCGGCGCGATCGCTGACCGTGCCAAGTTCGGCGCCTGGTCCGTCTTCGTCCCCGTCTGGGTCACCCTCGTTTACTGCCCCCTGGCCTACATGGTCTGGGGCGGGGGCCTCTTCGGCCCGGAAGGCGCCATTGGCCAGGCCCTCGGCCCGGCCATCGACTTCGCCGGCGGCACCGTGGTCCACATCAACGCCGGTGTGGCAGCCCTCGTACTGGTCCTGATCATCGGCAACCGCCGCGGCTTCGGCAAGGACCCGAACCACCGCCCGCACAACATCCCGTTCGTAATGCTCGGTGCAGCCATCCTGTGGTTCGGCTGGTTCGGCTTCAACGGCGGCGCCGCCACCACTGCTGAGCAGGGCGGCCTGATCTGGGTCAACACCCTCGCAGCCCCGGCCGCGGCAATGCTCGGCTGGCTTGTCACCGAACGCATCCGCGATGGCCACCCCACCTCACTTGGTGCTGCCTCCGGTGTGGTTGCCGGCCTGGTCGCCATCACCCCGGCCTGTGCCAACGTCAGCCCGGTGGGCGCTCTGGGCCTCGGCGTCATCGCCGGTGTCGCCTCGGCCCTGGCCGTCGGTCTCAAGTTCCGCTGGGGCTTCGATGACTCCCTGGATGTTGTGGGCGTGCACCTGGTCTCCGGCGTCATCGGAACGGTTGCCCTGGGCTTCATCGCACTCCCCACCGACGGTGTGGGCGGCGGCCTCTTCTACGGCGGCGGTCCGGCCCAGCTTTGGGCCCAGCTCGCAGCAGCAGGCATCGCCATCGCGTACTCGGCAATCCTCACGGCGATCATCGCCTACGCCATCCACAAGACCATGGGCTTCCGCGTCTCGCAGGAGCAGGAAGTTGTTGGTGTTGACCTCAGCCTGCACGCCGAGACGGCGTACGAGTTCGGAGTGGGCGGCCACGGCGGGAGCTTTCAGCCGCTCCACGAACTGATCACGGGCAAGGGAACGGCCACTGACGGCGGAGCAGCCGGCGCCAAGAAGACCGAACCGGCAGCGGGCAAGGAAAGCGTGGAAGCATGA
- a CDS encoding P-II family nitrogen regulator produces the protein MKLITAIVRPEKLEAIREGLESYGVQGLTVSAASGYGRQRGYTEVYRGAEYNVDLLPKIRVEVLATDEQADDILDVIIASSNTGRAGDGKVWTVDVFEAVRVRTGERGVAAI, from the coding sequence ATGAAACTGATCACAGCTATCGTCCGCCCGGAGAAGCTCGAAGCCATCCGGGAAGGCCTGGAGTCCTACGGCGTCCAGGGGCTGACGGTCAGCGCGGCCAGCGGCTACGGCCGCCAGCGAGGCTACACAGAGGTTTACCGCGGAGCTGAATACAACGTGGACCTCCTGCCCAAGATCCGGGTTGAAGTCCTCGCCACGGACGAACAGGCAGATGACATCCTGGACGTCATCATCGCCAGCTCCAACACGGGCCGCGCGGGCGATGGCAAGGTCTGGACCGTGGACGTCTTCGAAGCAGTCAGGGTCCGCACGGGAGAACGCGGCGTTGCCGCCATCTAG
- the ftsY gene encoding signal recognition particle-docking protein FtsY produces MNDILPIILSIVAALAVIGGLIPVLLKTRKNITQYPGTRDANDPATPQGGGTLLEDAPVVPAERNAPAGVDLEDVEVTDVPDDVAGLETIQVETPLPVAGRLTRLRERLVRSNNILGKSLLALLSSDKIDEHVWDEVEETLLLADLGTEPTMQLVDALRERVKVLGTRTPEQVKALLREELIKLVDPTMDRALRTDRHADKPAVVLVVGVNGVGKTTTVGKLARVLVAEDKDVLLGAADTFRAAAAEQLATWGQRVGVPTVKSDVDGADPASVAYEAVKAGIEQEVDVVMIDTAGRLQNKTGLMDELGKVKRVIEKLAEVDEVLLVLDATTGQNGLNQARVFSEVVNITGIVLTKLDGTAKGGIVVAIQKSLGVPVKLIGLGEGADDLAPFEVESFVDALLN; encoded by the coding sequence GTGAATGACATCCTCCCCATTATTCTGTCCATTGTTGCTGCCCTGGCGGTTATTGGCGGGCTGATCCCGGTCCTGTTGAAGACGCGGAAGAACATCACCCAGTACCCCGGGACGCGCGACGCCAATGATCCCGCCACCCCGCAAGGCGGGGGAACACTGCTCGAGGACGCGCCGGTGGTTCCGGCCGAGCGCAACGCTCCCGCCGGCGTCGACCTCGAAGACGTCGAAGTCACCGATGTACCTGATGACGTGGCGGGCCTGGAAACCATCCAGGTTGAGACGCCCCTTCCCGTTGCCGGCCGCCTGACCCGCCTCCGTGAGCGCCTGGTCCGGTCGAACAACATCCTCGGCAAGAGCCTGCTCGCGTTGCTGTCCAGCGACAAGATCGATGAACACGTTTGGGACGAAGTGGAGGAGACCCTCCTGCTGGCCGACCTCGGCACTGAACCCACCATGCAGCTGGTCGACGCCCTGCGGGAGCGCGTGAAAGTGCTCGGCACCAGGACCCCTGAGCAGGTCAAGGCGCTGCTCCGCGAGGAACTGATCAAGCTCGTGGATCCCACGATGGACCGCGCCCTGCGCACCGACCGGCACGCGGACAAGCCGGCCGTCGTGCTGGTGGTAGGCGTCAATGGCGTGGGCAAGACCACCACCGTAGGCAAGCTCGCCCGCGTGCTCGTTGCCGAGGACAAGGACGTCCTGCTGGGCGCGGCGGACACGTTCCGCGCGGCAGCCGCGGAGCAGTTGGCCACGTGGGGCCAGCGTGTGGGTGTTCCCACCGTGAAGTCCGACGTCGACGGCGCGGACCCGGCGTCCGTCGCCTATGAGGCGGTCAAGGCGGGCATTGAGCAGGAAGTCGACGTTGTCATGATTGACACGGCGGGCCGCCTGCAGAACAAGACCGGCCTCATGGACGAACTCGGCAAGGTCAAGCGCGTCATCGAGAAGCTGGCCGAGGTGGATGAGGTTCTGCTGGTGCTGGACGCCACCACCGGCCAGAACGGCCTGAACCAGGCCCGCGTTTTCTCCGAGGTAGTGAACATCACCGGCATCGTCCTGACCAAGCTGGACGGGACCGCCAAGGGTGGCATCGTGGTGGCCATCCAGAAGTCACTCGGCGTGCCGGTCAAGCTGATCGGTCTTGGCGAAGGCGCCGATGACCTGGCTCCGTTCGAAGTTGAGAGCTTTGTCGACGCCCTGCTGAACTGA
- the smc gene encoding chromosome segregation protein SMC, producing MHLKSLTVRGFKSFASATTFDFEPGVTAVVGPNGSGKSNVVDALSWVMGEQGAKTLRGGKMEDVIFAGTSGRPPLGRAHVSLTIDNADGALPIEYSEVTISRTLFRTGGSEYAINGASCRLLDIQELLSDSGMGREMHVIVGQGQLDKVLHATPEDRRGFIEEAAGILKHRRRKEKTVRKLEAMQANLQRLSDLTGEIRRQLTPLGKQADVARRAQRVQFDVRDARARLLADDLVQQQSSLEQDVADETALKARRAVVEQQLEEGRRQQAAVEQLAAEATPKLNAARDTWYRLSASRERLRSLGSLAQERGRLLGAVDAEPYSGRDPEQLERQAVRVRDELTELERHILDRRSALDSATAAKTGAELEASAEEKRLTAVLRAAADRREGLAKLAGQVGAARSRVESAQAELGRLRESLAAGQERRRRAQSEFTALETQVAGVEEGEESLDAEYEDASAELDAVVQDIADLTSAGGEAVRQRDALAARRDALQLGLNRKDGAAHALNSGLDGVVGTLASGLTIQPGYETAIATALGDASEAIVVRDPAVAAVVVQLLKDDDAGRASLLLASAVPMRDANSGTGGPLPAGARWAVDLASGGGVTAPAVAALLTGVAVVEDLDAAGMLVAERPDLTAVTRAGDVFTALTVTGGSAKAPSLLEVQAAVDDAEARLAVVTADLERNRFALAGAEVRRAEARTRAEAALDRLHDSDARLAAVAEKLGHLNSILRSAVGESDRLATSLARAEANVATEEQALAAVAARLAAAQEAPAEEEPSTEQRDALALAASLARSAEMDARLSLRSTEEQLTATRNRALSLERAAATERRAREEAAERARRRRIQARRAAAVSAAVELAIRFIDVSVELARHERDLAEENREERDRALLATRTTNDALARELAELTDSVHRDELARAQQRARIEALETRSIEELGITPDVLVADFGPDVPVPVPAEESGDKWAALRTPVDDDGTPVPEGKPFVREEQEKRLRKAERDLSALGKVNPLALEEFAALEERHQFLSTQLEDLKSSRKDLLDIIKEVDDRVQRVFTEAFEDTRDQFVHVFERLFPGGEGRLVLTDPSDMLTTGIEVEARPAGKKIKRLSLLSGGERSLTAVALLVAIFKARPSPFYVMDEVEAALDDTNLGRLITIFEELRESSQLIVITHQKRTMEVADALYGVTMRGDGVSTVISQRLGADV from the coding sequence TTGCACCTCAAAAGCCTTACCGTCCGTGGGTTCAAGTCGTTTGCGTCGGCCACGACCTTCGATTTTGAGCCCGGAGTCACGGCAGTGGTGGGGCCGAACGGTTCCGGCAAGTCCAACGTGGTGGACGCCCTCTCCTGGGTGATGGGGGAGCAGGGAGCCAAAACGCTCCGCGGCGGCAAAATGGAGGACGTCATTTTTGCCGGGACTTCCGGGCGGCCGCCGCTGGGCCGGGCCCATGTGTCCCTGACCATCGACAACGCTGACGGGGCGCTGCCCATCGAATACAGCGAGGTCACCATCTCGCGGACCCTCTTTCGCACCGGGGGCTCTGAATACGCCATTAACGGCGCCAGCTGCCGTCTGCTCGACATCCAGGAACTGCTCTCGGATTCCGGTATGGGCCGGGAAATGCATGTCATCGTGGGCCAGGGGCAGCTGGACAAGGTCTTGCACGCCACTCCGGAGGACCGCCGCGGCTTCATCGAGGAAGCGGCCGGGATCCTCAAGCACCGCCGCCGTAAGGAAAAAACGGTCCGCAAGCTTGAGGCCATGCAGGCGAACCTGCAACGGCTGAGCGACCTGACGGGGGAGATCAGGCGCCAGCTCACACCACTCGGCAAGCAGGCTGATGTGGCGCGCCGCGCCCAGCGGGTCCAGTTCGATGTCCGGGACGCACGCGCACGGCTGTTGGCCGACGACCTCGTCCAGCAGCAGAGTTCACTCGAGCAGGACGTGGCTGACGAAACGGCGCTGAAGGCCCGCCGTGCCGTAGTGGAGCAGCAGCTGGAGGAGGGGCGCCGCCAGCAGGCAGCTGTGGAACAGCTCGCCGCCGAGGCCACGCCAAAGCTCAACGCCGCGCGGGATACCTGGTACCGGCTCTCCGCTTCCAGGGAACGGCTCCGTTCGCTGGGCTCACTGGCCCAGGAACGCGGCCGGCTGCTGGGCGCCGTTGATGCTGAACCGTACTCGGGCAGGGATCCTGAGCAGCTGGAACGGCAGGCCGTCCGGGTCCGGGACGAGCTGACGGAGCTGGAGCGCCACATCCTGGACCGGCGCAGCGCGCTGGACTCAGCGACGGCTGCGAAGACCGGGGCCGAACTCGAGGCGTCTGCCGAGGAAAAAAGGCTCACTGCCGTCCTGCGGGCCGCAGCGGACCGGCGCGAGGGCCTGGCGAAACTTGCCGGACAAGTTGGTGCGGCAAGATCGCGGGTTGAATCAGCGCAGGCCGAACTGGGCAGGCTGCGGGAATCACTCGCCGCCGGACAGGAACGCCGCCGCCGCGCCCAGTCGGAGTTCACCGCCCTGGAAACCCAGGTGGCGGGGGTCGAAGAGGGGGAGGAAAGCCTCGATGCCGAATACGAGGACGCCAGCGCAGAGCTCGACGCCGTCGTCCAGGACATTGCCGATCTGACCTCCGCAGGGGGAGAAGCTGTCCGCCAACGTGACGCCCTCGCGGCCCGACGGGACGCACTGCAGCTCGGCCTTAACCGAAAAGACGGCGCGGCGCACGCCCTCAACTCCGGGCTGGATGGCGTTGTGGGCACGCTCGCCTCGGGCCTCACCATTCAGCCGGGTTATGAGACGGCGATTGCCACGGCGCTGGGCGACGCCTCCGAAGCGATAGTGGTCCGGGATCCAGCCGTGGCCGCCGTCGTGGTGCAACTTCTGAAGGACGACGATGCGGGGCGTGCTTCCCTGCTGCTGGCGTCTGCTGTGCCCATGCGGGACGCAAACTCCGGCACGGGCGGACCCTTGCCGGCTGGCGCACGCTGGGCTGTGGACCTGGCATCCGGCGGAGGCGTGACCGCACCCGCCGTGGCCGCGCTCCTGACCGGGGTGGCAGTTGTTGAAGACCTGGATGCTGCGGGGATGCTGGTTGCCGAACGCCCGGACCTGACAGCCGTGACCCGGGCCGGGGACGTGTTTACCGCCCTCACGGTGACTGGAGGCTCGGCGAAGGCGCCGTCCTTGCTTGAGGTGCAGGCCGCCGTGGACGACGCTGAGGCCCGGCTGGCCGTTGTCACCGCGGATCTGGAACGGAACAGGTTCGCCCTGGCCGGCGCCGAGGTCCGGCGCGCCGAGGCCCGGACGAGGGCAGAGGCTGCCCTGGACCGCCTGCACGATTCTGACGCCCGGCTCGCGGCCGTGGCCGAAAAGCTCGGCCACCTGAACTCCATCCTGCGCAGCGCCGTCGGCGAAAGCGACAGGCTGGCCACTTCGCTGGCCAGGGCCGAGGCCAATGTTGCTACCGAGGAACAGGCGCTCGCCGCCGTTGCGGCGCGGCTGGCTGCGGCGCAGGAGGCGCCGGCCGAAGAGGAACCCTCCACCGAACAGCGCGATGCGCTCGCATTGGCTGCATCTCTGGCCAGATCTGCGGAGATGGACGCGAGGCTCTCGCTGCGCAGCACCGAAGAGCAGCTGACCGCCACCCGCAACCGGGCTCTCTCGCTGGAGCGGGCAGCGGCCACCGAACGACGGGCGCGTGAAGAGGCAGCCGAACGGGCGCGCCGCCGTCGGATCCAGGCCAGACGGGCGGCCGCCGTCTCCGCTGCGGTGGAGCTGGCAATCCGGTTCATCGATGTTTCTGTTGAGCTGGCCCGGCATGAACGTGACCTCGCCGAAGAGAACCGGGAAGAGCGGGACCGTGCGCTGCTGGCGACCCGGACAACCAATGATGCGCTTGCCCGCGAACTGGCAGAGCTGACCGACTCGGTTCACCGGGACGAACTGGCCCGCGCCCAGCAGCGGGCACGGATTGAAGCCCTGGAAACACGTTCCATCGAGGAACTCGGGATCACCCCCGACGTGCTGGTGGCGGACTTCGGCCCGGACGTTCCCGTGCCCGTCCCCGCGGAGGAAAGCGGGGACAAATGGGCGGCACTGCGGACACCCGTGGACGACGACGGCACACCGGTCCCCGAAGGCAAGCCCTTTGTCCGCGAGGAGCAGGAGAAGCGCCTCCGGAAAGCCGAGAGGGACCTGTCAGCCCTGGGCAAGGTCAACCCGCTGGCGCTGGAGGAGTTTGCGGCCCTGGAGGAACGCCACCAGTTCCTCAGCACCCAGTTGGAGGACCTGAAATCCAGCCGTAAGGACCTGCTGGACATCATCAAGGAAGTGGATGACCGCGTCCAGCGGGTCTTTACCGAGGCCTTTGAGGACACCCGGGACCAGTTCGTCCACGTGTTTGAGCGCCTCTTTCCTGGCGGCGAAGGCCGGCTGGTCCTGACAGACCCTTCGGACATGCTCACCACCGGAATCGAAGTCGAAGCGCGACCTGCCGGCAAGAAAATCAAGCGGCTCTCGTTGTTGTCAGGAGGCGAACGGTCGCTCACCGCCGTCGCCCTCCTGGTGGCCATCTTCAAGGCCCGCCCCTCGCCGTTCTATGTGATGGACGAGGTTGAAGCGGCCCTTGATGACACCAACCTCGGCCGGCTCATCACGATCTTCGAAGAGCTCCGGGAGTCGAGCCAGCTGATCGTGATCACCCACCAGAAACGGACCATGGAAGTGGCTGATGCGCTGTACGGCGTCACCATGCGCGGGGACGGTGTGTCCACCGTCATCAGCCAGCGGCTGGGCGCCGACGTCTAG
- a CDS encoding IS110 family transposase, producing the protein MNQRTYVGLDVHARSVKGCAIDRETGEILRQSLAASDAGVAEWVSGLPGPVLVVYEAGPTGFGLARLLAAAGIECLVAAPSKLQRPSGDRVKTDARDAEHLARLALLGQISPVRVPGRADEAARDLVRAREDVRADLMRARHRVSKLLLRHGLVYSGGHAWTDAHHTWLHRQHFDDPALQAAYEAGLETAELTLDRRNRLDAKITSLAATDRYAPVVHSLMCLRGISVLTAFGLAVEIGDWTRFTGSTIGAYLGLVPSEHSSGASRSQGAITKTGNTHARRLLVEAAWHHRRPYTNASRDMRSRWDAADEASRVRGHQGNHRLHHKWEQFEARHKRRVIANVAVARELAGWCWSLAAPVQQEQPWTNE; encoded by the coding sequence ATGAATCAGCGTACTTACGTCGGTTTGGATGTCCATGCCCGCAGTGTGAAGGGCTGCGCGATCGACCGCGAGACAGGCGAGATCCTGCGCCAGAGCCTGGCGGCCAGCGATGCCGGGGTAGCCGAGTGGGTGTCAGGATTGCCAGGCCCGGTCCTGGTTGTCTATGAGGCAGGCCCGACGGGATTCGGGTTGGCCAGGCTCCTGGCTGCCGCCGGTATCGAGTGCTTGGTCGCCGCACCGTCCAAGCTGCAAAGGCCCTCCGGAGACCGGGTTAAGACTGATGCCCGCGATGCCGAGCATCTGGCTCGGTTGGCCCTGCTCGGGCAGATATCTCCGGTACGGGTTCCGGGCCGCGCGGATGAGGCTGCCCGTGATCTGGTCCGTGCCCGCGAGGACGTCCGCGCGGATCTCATGCGGGCCAGGCACCGCGTCTCAAAGCTCCTGCTGCGCCACGGCCTGGTCTACTCCGGCGGCCATGCCTGGACCGACGCCCACCACACCTGGCTGCACCGGCAACACTTTGACGACCCTGCACTGCAGGCCGCCTACGAAGCCGGGCTCGAGACAGCGGAGTTGACGCTGGACCGCAGAAACCGGCTGGACGCGAAGATAACCTCTCTGGCGGCAACTGACCGGTATGCCCCGGTGGTCCACTCCCTGATGTGTCTGCGCGGAATCTCGGTGCTGACCGCGTTCGGCCTGGCGGTGGAAATCGGCGACTGGACCCGCTTCACGGGCAGCACCATCGGTGCATACCTGGGCCTGGTCCCCTCGGAGCACTCCTCGGGCGCCTCCCGGTCCCAGGGGGCCATCACCAAGACCGGGAACACCCACGCCCGCCGTCTGCTGGTCGAGGCCGCCTGGCACCACCGCCGCCCCTACACCAATGCCAGCCGTGACATGCGCTCCCGCTGGGACGCAGCCGACGAAGCGTCCCGGGTCCGCGGCCACCAAGGCAACCACCGACTCCACCACAAGTGGGAGCAGTTCGAAGCCCGGCACAAACGCCGGGTCATCGCCAACGTCGCCGTCGCCCGCGAACTGGCCGGCTGGTGCTGGTCCCTCGCCGCCCCGGTACAACAGGAACAGCCATGGACGAATGAATAG